The Paralichthys olivaceus isolate ysfri-2021 chromosome 2, ASM2471397v2, whole genome shotgun sequence genomic interval GGTGACTGGTCCCAGTATGCTCACTACAGATAAATTAAACGTCCTGTTAATTGTTATTCAAGTAATTTCATCATGTATATTTCCAATGTAGCTGTCAGTGCTTTACCTTGGTGGTCTGGAGTTTCAAACTGGTGATTGTTGTCCATGGCTGTATTATCTGGAAAGGCAAACTGGCCCCAGTAGTTTGCTGGAATACTGAGCAAACGCTCTATCACCTTGAGACAGAACCAACATGatttttcataaaaacattgttcTCTACGtaaacaaaagcacacacacagatatacttACAAACTGACAAATTAGATGCTACGTTACACGTTACCTTTGGTTGTCTACTTGTGTCATTCAGGATGGTCATGGGGTCTGGGTTGGGAACAGCATGACCCACAAGGGTTGGGCCAAAGACCCTGGCCAGGTTGTGCACATCCATTTTGTTctccacacactgtgacacCCTGGGGAAAGAAGGAGtgggaaaatacatttcacactGTCCTTTTCAACAGTGCATGCTGACCTACACTGCAGAAATGTTAGAGGTCACAACAAGCTCTATTCTAGTAACAGGATAAAACCAAAGcctttttgaaatgttgtaaatacttttGCAGGTGAATCATCAGGCAGGCCAGAGTGTCTCGGTTGGGTTGAGGCAGCTCACTAATGGTCTGGTACAACATGGCTAGACTGTTGCCGTCATCCATGATTTCTACAAGAAAATTAACACCAGTCAGTTAATATGCCTGTATATAGTTGTTCCCACTATCCAAATGGGGTCCTTTAATAAATCAAAGTGCTCTTAAGGAATCAAAAGTTTGAGATGTATAAAGACCACTTTAGACAACAGACCTCCATAAGCGATTCTGGTTCAGAAACTCACCTGCTGCTTCCATGAAGGTTTTGTTGAGGTGGAAAGTGAGCAGTGGCTCAGGGAGGTTTCTGAGGAAGTCTTTGAGGACACCTGTAATGACGTTGATATCTTCTACTTTGTTAAGCCGAGGCAGAGTCTTTCCTCTAATCAGCTTCTCCTTCAGATCTTTCACCAAGCGCTCGTGTCCAGAGAGTCTGTACAGGCCAACCTGCAGTGAGGAAAAGATCAAAAACAACATCATCGTCTGGCTGTGACTGAGATAACCAATTAGACAAGGGATATCTATTTTAACTGCTCATGGGAAAGGATTGGAGCATTAACATGATGGTGACAAGTAACCAGGAACTTTAATTAAGTCTCACCTCATGTAGGCCTCTATGTTCAATCTCCTTAATGCAGTAGATAACCAAAGCTGGGATCTTTGGGGATGTGACTGGAGCAAAGTCAGCCAGGGTGGactacacacagaacacatCAGTTTTTACGTAGAAAGCATGAAAATAATAGAGAATTATGATATTGAAACGCATCATAAAGCAATTATAAAATGTACCTCTCTGTTATGGATGGGAGTGCTAATAGCTGTGGGGTTACAGGGCAGGGGACAGCGGTCACGACATTCTGGATGAGTCACAACCCTGCAATTCTGACAGCGAAGGTAAATCTTTCCAAACTTTGTTCTTCTTCCACAGGGCACACAGCATTCAGACCTGATCACCTGGTGATAGATGGGACACAGTGCGTTAAGTGGGTGAGTAGATCACACATCAACAAGATGACACAGCTCACAGTGCTGATGTCAGGAGAAATACACCCTCACAGCAGTAAGTTCTAATTCTTACTGTTTTAGGGATGAACTGGTGCTTCTTTCCTCCTTTAGCTTTGGGGGTTTGGAGTGATGGGAAATCTGACACAGTTGTGCTGGGAGCCTCGCTGGCGGTCTCAGATTGGTCAGTAGTGGTAGTATCAGCCCACGCTGGAGCAACTGCAGACACAATCTCAAATTAGTCAGATACCaaaaccagtaaaaaaaaaaaaatcaaccaacGCAAATGGAAAAATTCAAACAGggtcagaattttttttttttttcgttccCAGGTCCCACAAACTATTTTGTTATGTACAATACCCTTAccacttttctttctgctgcgtGTCCAGTAGGGCACAGTTTCGATGGTGGAGACAGTCTCAACAGTGCCACCATTCACGGGCACAGTGATGGTAGTTTTGGCCACGATAGATTCATTCATCTGAATTATAACAAAAAGAGGTTTAATCTTCTTATCAGCAAACTGATTTACTTTTGGTTGGCTTGTAACATTTTTCAACAAGGTTTACTTgatagcattttttttttttttactaacttTATATGTTTACAGATTCAGTCTGTTTTGCAGATGTTTTTGCTATGTGTTAGATTACGCTGCAGAGGTCAGCATTACCCTATCTGATATGCGTCCAGTGGAGCGACGTTTCTTCAGGGCTTGTGGAGGAACTTCAGTGAGTTTTCTGGAGGAACGCTGTGGATAgaaattttactttaaataacaCTTTCTTGTGGCTTGATtaaaagcaagaaaaagaaCACTAACCACATTTATCCCTGAAACAAATGATGAAACTATTATCATTgatgtaaacaaagaaaatatgagTTAAGGAATCAGTTACTCGTTTCTGCCGTTTCCGCAGTCTCACAGTCTTCATCACAGAGGAGTCCCAATCCTAGAAGAAAAGTCCAGAGAAAGACCATAGTACTTAGTCAATGTTCATGAACACTGGTTTCCCACTATTTGAACCTCAAATCAGGAGTTCTCATAATATATATACAGGAAAATAGGTCAATATACCAGAGAGTCATCCGTTTGGTCGTAGCTAATGTCCGATAGCAAAGAAGCCGATTCATCAATCTTAGTTAACCTGCAAAATAGATTTTTAGAATTGAATCCCCCAGTATCCATGTTAGCGGGGGAAAAAAGCACTCTCTCTGCTCTGGCAAACTAGTAGTACAGTACATACACAATAATTAGTTCTAATATAGGAACTAATATTCTGTTTTCTACAGTGGACAGTATGCACAGCATTCTACACCTATATACGGTTCACAGTGTAGCTAAAAAAAGTTCTACACTACAGTCTTTAAGATAACTAAAAGATCACGAAAAGAGGAAACAACCTGGTTATTTGAAAAATCTACAATCCTCATGAGCCTCATCATTACTGTTTCACAACCAGAATAGGAGTGTCTGACCTTCGGCTGGAGTTGAGGTTGCCTTTAGCAGCCTGTGCTGCCTGGGAGTGAGCGCTGAGAAAGGCCAGGGCCGAGCGCTGCTCTTCGCTCAGGTGGACACTGTTACCGTTGTCTGATATTAGCAGCTCCCTGATCAACTGCAGCTGACGTTCCTATTACACCCACGAAATAAGGCAACAGGCAAACATGTCGTTATAATGAAGAGTTACTTGTTGGCCAACAAATCACTTAAAAAATGTTACCAAGAAAACTTTGCACCATTGCATCatttaaagatacattttcttatttccatTTCTATATTGCTATGTACTAGAGCTCAAACAATAGAGCAAGTGAATGAAAGGGCATGTAAACTACAGACACAGGTACACTAACCAGCTTCTCATAGACTGTCTCAGCCTTCTGCCGCCGGCGGATCTCCACATCCACCTGGTTGCGAGCGTGCTTTAGTTTGACCTCCAGTGCTCCCCTCTCAGTCTCCGCTTTTGCCAATATTTCTTGACAGGAAACCAGCTCCTCGCCTGCCCGCAGCCACTTCTTACGGCACTCCTCAAAGTTCATTGCCATCTGTAGGAACTCTGAATATAACATGGAAGAAAAAACGTTATATTGCTGCTGTAAACCATATTGTATTTACCCAGTTATTATGTGTAGTAATAGTAGTTATGTGTAGTGGGTCGCCATTACGGCTGTAATGATGCAAATTACTGCCTGTCAAAGCACAAGACTAAAGTGCCCTGTTGTAAAGTATCAGTGCTTTGGTGGAAGTGAATGGCTTTATCTGGGCTTTTGATATGGAAATGTTTACTATACAGGACCTTTCAGACTTAACTAATAAAACAGAGGCCGTATACTGAATACTGTTTCTGCATTCACTCAATGGTTAATCAGTCACACCACTTTACACTGGTTGGTATTCAAACAGTATAAAAACCAACATATTAGTGCTGCTAACACCAGCACCATGACACAGCAGAGTGGTTTCACTACAGCTCCACTGTGTTTGAGTGACATGCTTCTGAAGTGACAAATACCAACACGAAGTGTGGAAATAACTCACGTGGTTCAATGCCCTCATTCAGACCGTCCACCTGAGCCCTGAGACTCTGGAACTGGTTGTACAGGTTCACCACAGACGACTCCATCCTGTCTCACTGCAGCTGGATCAGACACAGATACACTTACACTAACAGAGAACATGTGGATGATATAACTCTGATCGCACGCATTGTTGTTTCGGTGGTTTCCCACCTCGGCTTGCACCGAATGAGCAGTGAATCATTACAGGTTAGCCTTTGTAGCACGAACTTATTGTTCACGTCTGAGTGCGGAGTTATTAACGTTGTTCAAAGCAGCAGGTTCATTGACGACATGAATGTCCCGGCTGTTCGAACGTCTCTGTGCCTGTGCTGACGCTTTTAGCACGCTAACGTTAGCATCGTTACGTTAGACATGAGTTAGCTTCGTGTCAGCGCTgctgaaagaagaaaacaaaacacgcACCTGTACGATGTTTCTCCAGTGAAAGTGCAGCTGACACGTGCTGTCCCGCCGTCCAGTGCTAACGCAGGGTTAGGAGTTTGAttccctctgcagcagcagcggagccACACCTGTCTGAGGAACTTTCCACATTCTTCTTCAAAAGTTCAAAATCACCGCCGCTTTTCTTCCTCGCcggctgctgctgaggaggacCGGGCGCTCTATCGCCCCCACACTTCTTGAGATGTAACTGCAGCGGGAATGTTGAGATATTTCCACTCGTCCTGTTGCTCTTATTATCCACCTTTAGTCACCGAGGGGTCAGACGTGTCTCAGCgtgtatacatgtataaattgtaaaaacatcCTGTCATGTTGGTTAAGATGTGGGTGATGAGTCTAGTGATgtgatgacagtaaaaaaaacaatagtaaAATATTTCTCGGGCATAATTGTCTTGTGGAAGATGGAGCTGGCGTTGGGGGAGAGGCAGGGAACACCCTTCATGCTCACATTCAACAGGCTCTaattaacctaaccacaatattcatttataaatgATGTTATTAATCTCTCTTTCTATTGTCCAATTCGATATCAGTTAACGGACTGCTGTATAACCATTTCAAAGAGGTCCTGTATACATAATTTTATTGGTGACCttaataacacattaatacaTCATGATGACCCAGTGTATTTCTTCATGCCTTGTATAGAAAGACAACAAATGTTTGAACCTGCGCTTCAAATAATTTCTGGGTCAGGTATGAATCTTAACACCATAAGTAATATcgaatttctttcttttatataGACGCCATTTTTGTTTGCACAAATAAGagcagtttttatttcctttgagTCATCCTAGTGTCTGTTAATCTTGCTCACCTAGTGTGTATGAAAATATGCACTGCAGTGCTGGGTTCATTCTGTGTGAAATCACAGCATCCTCTGAAACACTGTGGATGTGTCCTGTTCTTGTGGGCCTGGCACATAGGATGGACACAACAGCATCATTAATCAGCCACGGATGGCATATTTAGGAGCAACAGCTCTACTGTGTACAATGTTCAGTATTCAACGAGGAtagcacacgcacacgcacacacacacacacacacacacacacacacacacacacacacacacacacacatatgcacatgcacgtctgtctatagttgtgaggacactcattgacataatgcattccctagcccctcaCCCTAAGATTAAGCCAAACTAtgagtgctacatgtaagtgcaataaATACTGTAAGTGCAActaacttttatttgttttaaatgtcagagtTGACTATGTTTATTAGACcatcatcttcttaaccaaggtgTAGTTGGAAGAGATTAGTCTGCGgcggaagatgtgtagacttgtgtagactttctgctgtccaaAGAGAAACAGGTCTGTAGTTGTTTTCTTCAGACGGGTTGAGGGTGGGTTTCTAGAGGAGCGGGTCCACTCTTGCCTCTTTAAGAGAGTTAGGGAAACAGCCGGTTGACATGGAGTTGAAGATGGTTGGCTACAGCTGTGCTGACCACACCCACTGCTAATGAGTCAAACAAAGCACCTGGTGGTAATGGCCGAGCGATTGAAACTCACAACAAGTGACACTTCCCACCTTAACCAGGAAGAGGTGAGTTGAGCAAATATCTGCTAATTTTACCAAGGCTGATTAAGTCTATTTACCTCACAGGCAGAAAGTAAATTAGAACTTGACAGAATTAGAATAAAATACAAGCAACCTTAACTCAAACTGGTTCTAGCTATCTCATACACCTGAGTGAAATGGAAATCCTACAGTCACACAATCCTAGGtaagaaaaacagcacaaacaaagcACTCAAGTTCCATTAATACAGTAATATTCCAGCAGAGAAGCCTAATTAAAGAAAGTACTCAGCCTAAATACAAACAGTCTATGCACagtaaccttaaccatcacaactaaacacctaaccctaacccttaccctaaccgaACCAGAACCTAATTCTCACCTTGACCATAAAACCAAGTCTTTACCCTTTAAACAGCCTgttgaatttgtgaggaccagccaaaatgtccacACGTCTAAATGTCCCACAATGATGGTCTTGAACCATaattggccctcataactataaatattatatattgcacttacatgtagcacttgttGTTTGGCTTTTTGAAGCTAATGTACTTCTATGATTCTTGCTTTTCTGGGTTGGTATCCttatggttgaatgcacttattgtaagtcgctttgcataaaagcatcagctaaatgatatgtaatgtaaaataGACATGCAGAGTTTTTCAACAATTGACTGTAAATGATTTACCTCTATGATTAATTAATACATTGGTTGTTGGATTTaacagtaaatgtgtgtgtgctgtgaatACTGCAGGACCATTAGAGTTGATTGGAGATAATAGGATCTGTCAGTCAATATGCGCTCTCTGTCTTTATCAATTATTAATCTCTGTGTGTACATTTCCTCCAGTCACAAATCATTTAACTGCCATCACTCACTTTTTACACCAATCACTGTTTGCACTTATATACTGAGTGCATTGTACTTGCTATCTGCGAGTATATTCAACCAAACACTTTACCAAGAGAAAAGCTTGAAATAATTATATCGCAAATCAAAGCACTTCCtttcaagacattttttttcaccatAATGTTTTAAGTGCATGtttataataaattaatttattatttatcatattagACAACATACTGTCTATGTACCACTTTGTTGAGTTTATTCAGACAGGCAACATAAATCATCGTAAACACTCACAATCATATAAAGTGTTTCTCACATTCACTTGTGCTGAGATACCTGCATGTTTTCTGCATGAATAAGACTTCACAGATTTTCTGTTGTCTTTCTAAAAGGTGCATGGATATTGCAACAACAAGGTCCACATTTCAGGAATGAAAAAAGTATCAGGAGTCTCTCATGCACTGAAGTTTCAGAGGAAGCACCTGCAGATTGTGCTGAGCACAGGGTTAGTCAGTGGCACCAGTGGAAGGGTAATGGATCCACAAACAGCCTCATGGGGAACACTTGGCAGATATACATCTACTTAGGAAGATGCATTGAAGCAGAACACGCCCTCTATATATCCTGTGCATATTTTGTACAGAAAGCAAAGTTAGGTCTAAAGGTCTAACAAAAACTATACAAGCACTTTAATGCAGTTTTTCCCACTGATACTTAGTTTCCATGCACTTCGGTGTATGCACCATAAAGGGAGAAAAGTGCTTCTGTTTAATGGAAACAAAATCATCCTTGTCTTGCAATGCCAAGGACAAAATAACATCAACACCTAAAAATGCAATGCAATCCAATACATTTGCACTGCAATAAACTTTGGTATTGTAAAGCTTACCATGCTTTATATCTGTcagatgtttcatttaatttacttGGCATTTTGAGTTTGTTGGTACTGATATGCAACCTTGTACCTTACATTAAAACTTTACCTTAGAGTTCAGTTAACACCTTTCTCACAGTCTCAGCAAAAACTGAACTCATCAAGCtgtataaagttttttttatgctGTGGAGCAATCATGTTGGATTCCATTATATTTGACAGGTGTATATGTTTTCTATGAACCCCCTGTTGATTTTATAGAGTGGCACCAAACCTGAGGTAACAGGAGGTTTTTAGAAAATGGAATGTCTACTTTCCTCATCTGTAAGGGGAAGCCAGATGAATCTGTTGGCGCTAAGTGAGTCTGCAGATATATGGAAAAGCTCTGGCCAAGTGAGTCTATAGTGAGAAGATAATGTGCATATGGTGCACTCCAAACATCCCATCAATTGAATTACAAGTGGAATCTCCCACTTAGAGCTTGTTTACTGGAAAGGGCTCCCTCTTTCCTCCACTGCTCCAGAGCCAAAACATCCTCATCACCAACAACATTTTTATGTTCCATTTCTTGAAACCTGACACCTTGTAAACACTCTGTCCCACCACCCAAACACATTCAAGAGTGGATTAAATAGCTCATATTTTCCTGTTTGAAAAATGGGAGCAAACTCTATAAAAATACCACTTTTATTGATTTAAGCTCCTGCAGTACTGTAGATTCTGTTACTTTAAGGAATCACAAGAACCCTCaaactaaaagacaaaaaactcTCCAATCGACAGAATCCATTAAAACTCTTATGTACTGATAAAACTATTATTTTCCAAAGAAGTAAAATGAGCCCTGTAGTGTTCCCAAGGGAACAGCAAAGAGGAGTCAGGCAGTGTTCAAGGCTGAAGCTGATTCACAATGTGTCTGTAACAGTGTAGTTTCTCAGAAAATAAGAactaaaaatgaaataagaaaataaaaaggaaatgataCTCAGTATGAGTTCATCCTAAGCTAAGAGTTATTTTAGAATAATTTAAAACCATCTTTAATTAGTACCGTATACAGCAACCTGAAAGAATCGTGAACATAAATCATGAAATCTATGACTGTAAATACTGAAAAAACAAAGGGTTTCATACGGCAGATAACTTTCTATTTGTTGTAACTGCATGAGTGAGGAACTCTGTGTTTCCAAAGTAAGCTTTAgttccttcttttatttttgaagtcATGACTAATGGTACTGCATGCAGAGAAATGTAAGGAGGAGCTGTTTATAATTTATGTCATACTCTCACTAATCTCAATCTGAATACTGTGCAAGTTCCTTGATGCAGTACATCGCTGCTGAAAATAGATAAATGAAAACAGGCAATAGTGTGGACAGTCTGTGGTTGTCTTCATGAGCCCATGGTACAAATAGGAATGACGATGATGAGAATGATGACCACCACAGTGGCAATGAGTGCAGTCAGCTTGCAGACCTTGGCCCGGCGCTGATTGGCCTCTTTGCGCCTGAGCAGTGCATCGTATCCTGGAGTGTAGATGTCGTCCATCCAGAACTCCATGTTGTTGGGGTTTAGAGACTCCTGGGCCTGAGGAACCATTATTTTACAGCATTTTAGACCAAATATTAACCCAGATGGACTGAATACAAAGCACAATCTAAACCATTCTGTTAACACTTACTTACCTTGCATCTGTATGATGCATGTATGCTAGGCCACTTATTCccagaaataaaaatcaaaagaaaatgcagaaagCAAACCCAATTTAGTTATTTTTAGATTCAAATCACTGACCTAATATGATAATTAAtacaagaatgttttttttttaaattagtctaTCCCTTTAAAAGTCAGCTATTCTTACCTGTGCGTCCAAAGAGGAGATCCGTGCCTCTCTGTCATCTACAGTCCAGATGGGCCGCCCTCTCCCCTCAACCAGTCTGGGATCCTTAGTCTTCCCAGAGGTGAGCCCCCCTGTCAGACTGCTGTCTTTGTGGCGGAACAGGGATGAGTTAAACACTTGTTCCACCAGACTGGAGGACTTACGGGTGAGGAGGTTCGTTGTGCTGCTCGACTGATCGGTCTAGAAGGAAAATGGGCCAAGCATATATTTTCGATTACTGtatataaaacctttaaaagtgttactttttaaattat includes:
- the LOC109629293 gene encoding rac GTPase-activating protein 1-like isoform X1 yields the protein MESSVVNLYNQFQSLRAQVDGLNEGIEPQFLQMAMNFEECRKKWLRAGEELVSCQEILAKAETERGALEVKLKHARNQVDVEIRRRQKAETVYEKLERQLQLIRELLISDNGNSVHLSEEQRSALAFLSAHSQAAQAAKGNLNSSRRLTKIDESASLLSDISYDQTDDSLDWDSSVMKTVRLRKRQKRRSSRKLTEVPPQALKKRRSTGRISDRMNESIVAKTTITVPVNGGTVETVSTIETVPYWTRSRKKSGKVAPAWADTTTTDQSETASEAPSTTVSDFPSLQTPKAKGGKKHQFIPKTVIRSECCVPCGRRTKFGKIYLRCQNCRVVTHPECRDRCPLPCNPTAISTPIHNRESTLADFAPVTSPKIPALVIYCIKEIEHRGLHEVGLYRLSGHERLVKDLKEKLIRGKTLPRLNKVEDINVITGVLKDFLRNLPEPLLTFHLNKTFMEAAEIMDDGNSLAMLYQTISELPQPNRDTLACLMIHLQKVSQCVENKMDVHNLARVFGPTLVGHAVPNPDPMTILNDTSRQPKVIERLLSIPANYWGQFAFPDNTAMDNNHQFETPDHQVSILGPVTTPEHQMMAKTPSSSSLSQRMMQTLSSTSLFGSKGRSTAACNRQGNFFSSPQLK
- the LOC109629293 gene encoding rac GTPase-activating protein 1-like isoform X2; the encoded protein is MESSVVNLYNQFQSLRAQVDGLNEGIEPQFLQMAMNFEECRKKWLRAGEELVSCQEILAKAETERGALEVKLKHARNQVDVEIRRRQKAETVYEKLERQLQLIRELLISDNGNSVHLSEEQRSALAFLSAHSQAAQAAKGNLNSSRRLTKIDESASLLSDISYDQTDDSLDWDSSVMKTVRLRKRQKRRSSRKLTEVPPQALKKRRSTGRISDRMNESIVAKTTITVPVNGGTVETVSTIETVPYWTRSRKKSVAPAWADTTTTDQSETASEAPSTTVSDFPSLQTPKAKGGKKHQFIPKTVIRSECCVPCGRRTKFGKIYLRCQNCRVVTHPECRDRCPLPCNPTAISTPIHNRESTLADFAPVTSPKIPALVIYCIKEIEHRGLHEVGLYRLSGHERLVKDLKEKLIRGKTLPRLNKVEDINVITGVLKDFLRNLPEPLLTFHLNKTFMEAAEIMDDGNSLAMLYQTISELPQPNRDTLACLMIHLQKVSQCVENKMDVHNLARVFGPTLVGHAVPNPDPMTILNDTSRQPKVIERLLSIPANYWGQFAFPDNTAMDNNHQFETPDHQVSILGPVTTPEHQMMAKTPSSSSLSQRMMQTLSSTSLFGSKGRSTAACNRQGNFFSSPQLK